The following are encoded together in the Candidatus Obscuribacterales bacterium genome:
- a CDS encoding ABC transporter permease: MNVGRVLVIASNVFREVIRDRILYLLGFFGILLLLANLLLPEVAASTEDKMLLDVGLGAIGVTGLVVAVFVGTGLVNKEIEKRTVYVLTAKPLTPAEFILGKHVGLSVVLAVMVTVMTAIYIATLSLNQIAFPLDSILLAVLFLFLELCLMTAIAILFGVFTSSLLAVFLTVAVYLMGHLSRDLVLLTELSESPNIQRITESMYLVLPDLSRLDLKNVAVYGMDLLPQPLELWSNAGYGLLYIVLTLAIATVVFSRREF, encoded by the coding sequence GTGAACGTTGGACGGGTATTGGTGATTGCCAGTAATGTGTTTCGAGAAGTGATCCGCGATCGCATTCTCTACTTACTGGGATTTTTTGGCATCTTGCTGTTGTTAGCCAATCTACTGCTACCAGAAGTGGCGGCTAGTACAGAAGACAAAATGCTGCTAGACGTAGGACTAGGAGCGATCGGCGTCACGGGATTGGTGGTTGCCGTATTTGTGGGCACCGGCTTGGTTAACAAGGAAATTGAAAAGCGTACCGTGTACGTCCTCACGGCGAAACCGCTCACGCCGGCCGAGTTTATTCTTGGTAAACATGTGGGTCTATCCGTCGTCTTGGCTGTCATGGTGACAGTGATGACAGCGATCTACATTGCCACCCTCTCTCTGAACCAAATTGCATTTCCCCTCGACAGCATCCTGTTGGCGGTGCTGTTTCTGTTTCTCGAACTTTGTTTGATGACCGCGATCGCCATTTTATTTGGCGTGTTCACCAGCTCGCTCCTGGCGGTCTTCCTCACCGTGGCGGTCTATCTCATGGGACACCTAAGCCGAGATCTGGTGTTGCTCACGGAATTGTCAGAGAGTCCCAACATTCAGCGGATTACAGAATCGATGTATTTGGTCTTGCCCGACCTATCACGACTCGATCTCAAAAATGTGGCGGTCTACGGCATGGATCTTCTGCCCCAGCCCCTAGAACTCTGGAGCAATGCCGGTTATGGGCTGTTGTATATCGTGCTGACCCTAGCGATCGCTACGGTGGTCTTTTCTCGCCGTGAATTCTAG